The Aerococcaceae bacterium DSM 111021 region CCAATTAATAGACAAACACATTCATTGCTAGACGAAGCGTCACGAGATTTGTTACAAAAGGATTTACTTCCGCATCAATATCTAATGAAATTAAATGAACAACAATATAGCCAAGAATTATTATTAACGTATCAATTATTACTAAATGCGTCTGATCGAATTTACATTAGTTATGCAACAAGTGTAAATAATCAAAATATGCAAATAAGTCCTTATATTTTACAGTTGATCCAATACTTAAAATTACCAACATATACATTTACTCATGATTTAGTCAGTGAATTAGATAATTTACATACAAGTACTTTCGGTAAGTATGGAATGGAACAAAATTTACTACTTCAAATATCTCATTATTTAACTCAAGGTAAAGGTCATTTAAGTGATATTCATAAACAAGTTTTCCTAGCTATGGATAATTACAATGGAACCGAAAAAGATACGAGTCAATCATTAGAATCTTTGGTTGATGCAGTCGTGAAGTTTAATGAACTACCGAAAAATATTTCGCCTGAAATAGCGATAAAATTATTCGGAAAAAATATTAATGCTTCGGTTTCAAAGATAGAACAATATTATCAAGATCCATTTAGCCATTTCTTATTACATGGTTTGCGGATTAAAGAACGCAAATTATTTGAATTAGATTATACTCGTTCGGGAGATTATTTCCATGACTTCTTAGATTCCTTTACTAGATTAATAATAGAACAAAAGTTAGATCTAAGGGAAGTGAGTAACAATGAACTCTCTCAGTTATATAATTTAGTAAAAAGTAACCTAGAAAAAGACGAGCGATTTAACATTATGTTTAGTCACGCTAAGTTTAATGCAATTAAAACTCAAATGGATCAGCAGTTATTACGCTTTATTAAATTTACCCAAGCTCAACAACAACGAACAAAAATGAAATCGATTCAATCTGAAGCGGTATTTGGTATCTCACCGTCGGACGGACAACTAAAAAGCTTTATTTATCCATTAAACAGTGGGGGACAATTAAGTATAAGCGGAAAAATTGATAGAGTCGATACTGCCGACACGATGGAACAAACATTTTTACAAATAGTTGATTATAAATCTGGGAAAAAAGATTTCAATATTTTGGATACGTATTATGGATTGGATTTACAAGTGTTGACATATTTGAGTGTAGCTTTGAAAAACTATACAGGAACCAAAGCTTTTGGTGCTTTTTATCAACCATTAATCCATTCATATTTAGCCTATAAAGAAAAAGAAATGCCTGAGAATTTTGAAGTTATGGAAGAGTTACAATTAGCGGAAAATACATTCAATGGATTTGTGAGCGTTGATGAAGAGCAATTAACACGCATTGATACGAGTATTGAATTAACTAATAATAGTTTAATTTACCCTGTTAAATTTAAAAAAGGTGGAGCTTATAATGCATATAGTCATGTATTTAGCGAAGAAGAATTAGATATTATCTTAAATTACGTACACTTAAAATTTAGACAAGCTGCAAATCAAATTCAAACTGGGATGATTGAATTAAAACCATTCAAAGAGAACCAATTTACGACATCATTGCAACCAGAATACAGAGTGATTAGTGGTTTTGATTCAACTGAAAACTATCAAGCTTACCGAGAAAAAACATTGAATAAAAAAAGTGTCATTCAACAAATGCAATTAGAACTAGATGAAAGTGGTGAAAATAAAGATGCATAATATTGAACCTAAACCGATAAATTCAAACTTCAATGATGAGCAGTGGCAAGCAATACAACTTAAGGGAAAAAATATTCTTGTATCTGCATCAGCCGGTTCAGGGAAAACAACGGTTTTAATTGAACGAATTTTTAACCATATTTTACAAGGTTTTGCGAATGTTGATGAATTACTAGTCGTAACATTTACTGAAGCAGCAGCGAATGAAATGAAAGAAAGAATGGAAAATAGATTAAAAGAAGCGGTGAATGAAACACTAGAACCAGATGAGCAAAGACGCTTAATTCATCAATTATCACTTTTACCTAAAGCCAATATCCAAACACTGCATTCGTTTTGTTTAGAAATTATTCAAAATTTCTTTTATTTAATCGATTTTAATCCAAACTTTTCATTAATTACTGATCAAACTCAAGTGCAACTTATATATCAGGATGTTTGGGATGAAATGATTGCTGCCATTTATGATCCAGCTGAAGATACAAGGTATATAACACCACCAGTGTATCAATCACTGTTAGCGCGTTATGGAAATATTCGATCTGATGAGGATTTATTTAATACTATCATAGAAATTTATAAATTTGCTCGTTCGCAGACGAATCCTACTTTATGGCTTTCAAATGCGAATCGTGCCAGTGAAAATTTCAAAGATTTTAAAAGTAGTACATTATATAAACAAACTATACAAACTGTTATTGAAACAAATGCCATTCAAGCTATAAAGTTATTAGAAGAAGCAACAGATATGACACGTTCCATCTCTGATGAGGCAAATGTGAAGTATGAACCGATATTAAGTGAAGAACTCCAACAGGCAAATGCTTTATACGAATTGGTGAGAGAAAACAAACTTGAACAATTATTTTCTCATGCAAGCTCAATTCGGTTTGGAACATGGAAAGCTAATAAGAAGACTTCTGATGATTTTGAGATAGTTAGTGAAATGAAAGCTTTGCGTGATGAAGCAAAAGAAATTTTAACTAAAAATATAAAACCGATTTTCACGTACGATTATCCACTAACAATACAAGTTGAAGAAGAATTAGGTCAAATAATTCAAGCATTATCACAATTAGCATTGTTATTTATGGAACGCTTATCAGACCATAAAACATCGATTAACATGATTGACTATAATGATTTGGAACACTTTGCACTAGATATACTAGCACCACTAAATAGGGAAAATGAACAACGCCAAATCAGTTCAGCAGCACAATTCTACCATGATAAGTTTAAAGAAATTATGATTGATGAATATCAAGATATTAACGATATTCAAAATGATATTTTATACTTCTTATCGCATGAAACAAGAGTAGAATTGAATAAGAACTTATTTATGGTAGGGGATGTTAAGCAATCGATTTATGGCTTTAGAATGGCTGAACCAAGTTTATTTTTAAATCGATACCTAAACTATGCTCATTCAGAGGAAAGCGAATTGATCATACTTGATAAAAATTATCGTTCTAGAGATGAAGTGTTGCAATTCACGAACTTCGTATTTGAACGTATAATGGATAAAGATTTTGGAGAAATCGAATACGGAAAAGCAGAATCATTAACGACAGGAAATAAATCATTTCAACCTAAAGCACCACATAATGATTTTAATATTCAATTGTTATTATTTGAAAAAGAAAATCAAAGTAGTGACGAAATGGATGAATCTATAAGTGACGACATCGCACTTGCTGATACATCTTTAGAAGCAGAAAGTCATATTATTGCTCAAGACATCCGAAATAAGATTACGGAAGGTTACTTAATTTATGATAAAAAGTTAAAACAACAAAGACCAGTTACATTTTCAGACTTTGTTATTCTAACACCAACAAGAAAGCCGTTTCTTATTGCGCAAAGAATATTAGAAAGTTATGAAGTGCCTATTTATGCTCAAAAAGTTGAGAATTATTTCCAAAGGCAAGAAGTTCAATTAATGTTGGCTCTATTAAAATTAATTGACAATCCCTTGCAGGATATTCCTTTGGTTGCCATCCTACGTTCATATTTTGTTCAATTGGATGATGAGGCGTTAAGCAAGATTCGAATTCATTCACCCAATGGATTATTCTATGAGGCAGTGATGGCTTATCTTAATGATAGTGATAGTCAACGAGTTGAGACAGAAATATTTCAGAAACTTGATCGATTCTTTAAACAACTCTCACATTGGAATGACTTATCAAAACGAATCTCATTAGTGGATTTAATTTGGGCTATTTATCAAGAAACAACATTTTTAGATTATGTTGCAGGGTTAAATAACGGTGTCCAACGTGAGGCGAATTTACATGCACTTTACGAGAAAGCACGTGAATTTGAACAAAGCCAATATAAAGGTGTTTTTGGCTTTATCAGATATATTGAAAAGGTTATGCAACAGCAAAATGACTTAGCGGAGCCAGTTCTACTTGACTCAGAACAAAATTTCGTCAGATTAATGACCGTGCATGCTAGTAAAGGGTTGGAATTCCCGATTGTTTACATTATGGATACCGCTAAAAAATTCAATTTACAAGATGCAAGAACGAAGGCATATATAGCATCAAAACACTTTGGTATTAGTTCAGACTATTATGATCATGATAACCGAATTAAGTTTGATTCATTTACAAAATACGCATTTAAAATCGAAAAAGAAAATATGTTAAAAGCAGAAGAAATGCGTAAATTATATGTTGCTTTAACGAGGTGTGAACAAAAATTAATTATTGTCGGAACGGTAAAAAATGAAGAACAGTGGCATGATAAACAAGAGGATACGCAAGATAAAAGCGACAAAAAAATGAAGATGGTCGCTTTACAAGATAGACAAAGTGCAGCGAGTTGGTTGGATTGGATTCGACAAGCACTATCTAAGGAAAATACTGAATTATCATTAGCAGAATTTGAGTTATCACAAGTAAATATTGAATTTATTAATATTAATAGTCTTAAAGAGCAACAAATTCAATATCAAATCCCAACTAATTATTCACAGAAACCAAGTTTAGCAAAACAGATTAGCCGTGTAGACTTGAATAAATTACATGATTATCAAATATATAATCATATGAATCAATTATTCAACCATAGGTATACTTACGAGTTAGCAACCAATACTTCCAGTTATCAATCTGTATCTGAATTAAAACGATTGTATGAAGAGCCACGAATTGATAAAATTGAGTATTTCTCTGACCGAACTGGTAAATCTGGTGAAAATAAAAAGCAAGAGCGACAAAAGGACTCTTCAACAATACAAGGAATACGTTATACGGAAGACACGTTTGAAGCACCTAAGTTCGTTGATAATCTATCTAAAGAGCTAAATTATGCAGAAATAGGGAGTGCAACCCATTTCTTACTGCAACAGCTAGATTTCTCTTCTCTACATGGAAAGAATCGTATTGAAATTGAAAAAATATTACTCAAAACCAGTCAGAACTTAGTGGATGATGAACATATTAGTGATCAACTAGCTAAATTGATAAATTATGATAGTGTCATTACTTTCATTGAAAGTGACTTAGGTCAATTCACCATCAAGCATGCTGAAAGAGTAAAAAAAGAACAAGCATTTTCATACTTAACGCCAGCATTAAAATTATTTGAAAGAAATATTGATGCTGAAAATATTAAAGAATTATCTCAAGATCAATTATTAATTCACGGTGTTATTGATAATTTTATTGAATTTGATGAAGATATAGTTATTTATGACTATAAAACAGATAGGTATAAACCTTATGCTAATATGTCAAAAGAAGAACAGATAGAACAAATAATAAATAAATACCGCTTCCAAATAAGTCTATATTCAAAAGCACTTACAACAGCATTTAATAAGCCTATAAGACAAGCATACATTGTGCTTTTAGATTTTGGAGTATCGATTCCAATAGAAACAATGTATCATTTTTAATGGAGTACTTTTTAAATTGAATATAAGACAAAAAAAGCAAACTAGCTTTAGGGCTAGTTTGCTTTTTTGATTATTCAGAAGCTATAGTAGAGTCTACATCTGGTGCATAGTCAACACCTTGTGTGTACTCACCACTAGCATTCCAAAGTAAAAATTCATGAATGCCATTTTCAGCAAGAGCATTAATTTGGCCTTGCACTTCATTAGGTCCATATTGCATATACATAGTGAAATCTTGTAACCACGGTCTAGAAACTACGTTGTTTTGAACTGTATCCAAGACATAGAGTTCTTCATTAATATATGCATCTGTAAATTCGTAAGGGTAATAATCTGGAAAATCAAAGCCGAAGAATCCTTCACTCCAGTGAGATGGATAAATCATTGACGATACAACATCAACTCGTTCAGCCATTTGAGCAAAGTTTTGACCAATACCACGAACATCTGGAGCATCTCCAGCTACGGCAGTATAACCGAAGATATCAGCACTAATTTCAACTCCATAAGGAGTCAGACGATTATCGGCATAAGTTAAGAAGTCATTAATAGCTGCAACACGTTCATAACCTTGTTCTTCAGGAATATCGGATTCAAATACTGAATAATCACCAATTTCATAGTCTAATTGTGCATGGAAGGTTTCAAAACCTTCTGGGAAACGGATATAATCAAATTGAATATCTTTAAAGCCTAACTTAGCCGCTTCTTCAGCGATTGTTAGGACGTAGTCCCAAGCTTCTTGACTAAATGGATTAATGAATTTAGAACTGTTACCATCAGACCAAGTTTCACCCGTTGTTGTATCCATAAAAGATAAATCAGGTCGAGCTTCCGCTAACAAATTATCTTTAAAGGTTGTAATACGGGCGATTGGATAAATCTCATTTTCTTCTAGTACACGTAAAGCCTCTGAATAGTCTACAGATCCAAGTACATTCTTTTGAACATCTTCATTATCCGTTTCGATAGGAGGAATAACATTCCCCCAATCATCTTTAAAGTCGATAACAACAGCGTTTAGTTCGGTTTGGTTAATATAATCAATTATATAATTGAAGTATTCTTCATCGGCAACATTTTCTGCAGTCAAGTATACACCTTTAACTCCATCTTCTGGATAAGGAATTGTTACACCACTATCGTAGAAAAGTGTAGAAGGTAATTGATCTGGTTGAGTTAGCAGTGGTCGGTTAGGAATAACTAAGCCTTCATATCTATTTGTGTCATTTGTTGCAACACGATTATTGAATTCAGATATTGTTTCACTATCATACTTTGGAGTAACTTCAGGCAAAGTAAAGTACTGTGGTTCTTCTTGTTCAGCAGTGTTAGTTTGTTGGCAACTTGTTAAAACAAAAACTGAAATTAAAAGTAATACAAATGCTTTGGTAATTGTATTGACTTTTTTAATTATATGGTTGGACATATTAATAACTCCTCTTATCTTTATTACAAACTGCTAATTTGATTCTTGTAAATTAGCTAAATATACTTTAAAATTAATTAATTGCGCATTGATGGGTTCAAAGTAACCTAAAATTCGTTCTAAATTAATTTTATTGGTTGTATGTAATTTTGAAACACTGTCAAACACAGCAAAGAAAGATGTGTAATCTGTTTCTGGATTTGCGATAGATTTATATACGATTGACTCTGTTTCAATGGTGTCACGATAATCAGTTATATAGGTTGTTATTTCTTGCGATAGTCCTTGTAACTGTGTAATTTGATTCGTTACTTGATCTGCGGGTAGTGGACTTTTGTCAACTTGATTAGAGAATTCCTCTATTAAAGTATCCAATTCCGAACGAACTTCTTCTAATTTCGTTAAGTGTTCTTGTCGGCGCTGAATATTTTGTTGAATAGGTGAATCGTTGTTGGCAAAGTATGACAAATCATCACTCGCATTCGCGATAGTGTTTTCAAATTCAGCTTGAATATTCCCTTCAGCTAGTTGGATTTCAGTTAATTCATTGACGATACTAGTGACATTCTCTTGGACAAGACTGACTGTTCTGTCAGTTCTTTCTACTGAGTTATTACAGCCTGCAATAAATAGTGTGGTAAACAAGAGTATTATAGATTTATTCAAATGTTTCATAGAATCTCCTTAAATATATTTTAAATTGTTTAAAAAAATAATAAATTTAAATTTTACTTTGATTAGTATATAATAACACTATTAGCAATTCAAATATTATTCGATATTTAGAACCTAAAAGCAAGGAGTATCTATGTTTTTATCATTTTTCATCGCTATATTGTTGATTATTTTTGATCAAATTGTCAAGTTTTTGACCGTAACAAATTTACAAGTAGGAGAATCAGCTGAAGGGATTCCAAATGTATTTGATTTTTTCTATTTACGAAATGATGGTGCAGGTTGGGGATTGTTCTCAGGTAGAATAAATTTCTTTCTGATTATAACTGTTTTGGCTGCGACCTACATTATTTATCTAATTATTAAGAATCGAGATCACCATTTTGTAACTCGATTGAGTTATGGTTTAATACTTGGTGGAGCGCTTGGAAACTTTATTGATCGTGTCCGTATTGGATACGTTATTGACATGTTCAGACTCAAGTTTATTGATTTTCCCATATTCAATGTTGCTGACGCTGCGCTGACTGCTGGTGTCATATTACTAATCATAGTAATATTATTTTTTGAAAATACAGAGGATGTTTTATAATGACAAATATTAAAGAAGTAAAAAAGTTTGAATTAGAAGGAGAAATAGGACGCTTAGACAAAGTATTAGTCGATTTACTTTCGGATGAGACTTTTAGTCGCTCTACTATTCAAAAATTATTAAAGAACCAACATATTACTGTTGATGGAGTTCATCAAAAAGCTAATTATAAATTAAATGGTAGTGAAACTATCGAAGTAACAATTCCGGAAGAGGAGCAAATAGATATATTACCAGAGGATATACCTTTAGATATTGTTTATGAAGACAGCGATGTATTGGTTATCAATAAACCTGTAAATATGGTCGTTCATCCATCAAAAGGACATTACACTGGAACATTAGTTAATGCATTGATATTCTACTTAGGTGACAATCTTTCTGAAAGCAGTGAGGTTGTTCGTCCTGGAATTGTTCATAGAATTGACAAAGATACGTCTGGGTTGATTGTTGTTGCAAAAAACAATGTTGCACACCAAAAATTAAGTGAACAACTGGAAGACCATTCTATGGGACGCAGCTATATTGCTTTAGTGAATGATATTATCGAAACGCCAACTGGAATTATTGAAGCGCCAATTAAGCGTGATCCAAATAATCGAGTTAAATTTACAACTGATCATGGCGGTAAATATGCGTTAACCCACTTTGAAGTATTAGAGACATTTGCTCATAATACACTGGTTAAAGTGGAGTTAAAAACGGGACGTACCCATCAAATTCGTGTTCATTTTGAGTTTATCGAGCATCCAATTGTTGGTGATCCATTATATCGTCAAGGTGTTGGTCAAATGAAAGGTCAGCTTGCTCGCTTAGATGATGGTCAATTCCTGCATGCTCAATCACTTCATTTTATCCATCCAACTACAGGTGAGGAAATGACTTTCACAACTGAATTACCGGAAAGATTTGAAGAAATTATACGAACTTTACGTTAAACCAAGGCATAGTATTTATATTATGCAATAAAATATGGTAAAATTACTTATATTGCCATAACAAGGGGGTATTAATGTGTCAATCAATGATAAAATTCTCGATAAAATACGTAATTTATTATCATTAGCTGAAGATGGTGGTAATGACGAGGAGAGTCAAACAGCCTTATTAATGGCCCAGAAATTAATGCTGAAGTACAAAATTTCACAAGATGAATTAAACGAAGGCGGACAGCAAGAAATTATCATTAAATCAATTTCCGTGTATAAACGATTATATTGGTGGGAGAAAGTTTTAGTGAAAATAATTGCTGAAAACTTCAGAGTGATGTTTTACGTTCAAAGTAATCGTCTTCCCCATCAAAAAAGCGTCCAAAGAAAACTTGTTTTGATGGGCTATCCTGAGGATGTAGAATTAGCTTACGAAGTGTTTTTTTTAGCGGCTGAGTCGATGAAGCATTATGCTGGTGTTCATATCAAAGATAACGTTGAAGAATCCACACAAGCCCAAGCTCAAATTCGAAAATCATATTACCAAGGATTTATGGACGGCTTGGACCATAAGTTTGCGAAACAAAGAGAAGAAATGGCCGATGACAATGAAAAATTCGCTCTAATTATTCAAACACCTCAAGATGTTGTAGATAAGTTCAATCAAGAGATTAACGGTTCTCTTGCCTTTAAACAGCCAGAATTAAGTCGAAACACTCATGCTTACCATGATGGTTATGACCGGGGGCAAAATGTTTCATTAACAAATAAATACTTGGATCAATAAGTTTAAGCCAAGCAAAAAAGCACTGCAAAATGCAGTGCTTTTTTGCTGTATTCATTAATGTTTCATTAGGTTTTATTGAATAAGGAATAAAAAATAAAATATTTTAAAATAGATAATTATATATATCGATGACATCTTAATGTTTAAATTAGTTTAGCAAATAGGTGAGTTGGTTTGGGTTTATACAAATTAAAAGATTGTGGTTAATTATCGCTAATTGTCTGCTTATTAATTAATTTGGTAAGTATTCCAATAATAAGAGGTAACGTTTTCAAATCTTTGTAAATGTTGATATAATGACTTTAACAATAATATATCACGAGGTGAACAAATGAATTACTCTAGCATAGAAGAACAAACACAATTGTATAATGAATTATTTGAATTATATCAACAAGTAAAGAAAGAATCAGATGAACAATTTGGAACAATAGATAAAATTTTAGAACGTGAGGAGTTTCGAGAGAGTGCTCATAATTTAATGGCTTACCTTGCTTTACGCCGAAGAGATATTCGTAAATTACAATTAGACTTGTCTTCTTGGGGACTTTCCAGTCTCGGGAGATTAGAATCCAGAACGCTTTTTACACTCGAATCTGTCATTAGACGTTTAGGTAATGCAATTGGTGAAGATATGGCAATTGAAGAGCCTTCTTTAAAGCATTCAACAGCAGGTCGTAATCGATTAGCTCAAAATACTCAAATGTTTTTTGGGGATGCTCCCAATAAAAGAAATACGCGTATTATGGTAACAATGCCTACCGAAGCTTCTACTGACAAAAGTTTACTACAAGATTTAATTAAAAGTGGAATGAATGTAGCGCGTATTAATGCAGCTCATGATGATGAAGAAGTATGGCAAGCAATTATTGAAAATATACATGAAGTAGCCAATGAATTAGGTAGAAAAGTAAAAATTTTAATGGATATTGCGGGACCAAAAATTAGAACAGATTGGGTATTTACCAAATTCAAAAAACCTAAAGTTAAAGTGGGTGATTTAGTAAGGATGACGAGAGACTATAAGAAGTTACCCACACTAGATGATGACGTGAAGGTGACGGTTGGATGTAGTATTCCACAAATATTCAGTAAATTATCTATCTCCGATCCTATATTAATTGATGATGGCTCGATTGAGCTCGAAGCTAAAGAAATAGGCGAGAAAGAAGCTATATTAGTTGTTAAGCGAGTAAGAGGTGGATCAGTTAGAATAAAAGCTGAAAAGGGGCTAAATTTCCCTACAACAGAGTTTGATATCGATGTGATAACTGATGCAGACAGAAAAGCAATTAAATTTGCTGTTGAACACGCGGATATGATTGGGTGTTCATTTATTCGAACAACAGATGACATTGAAGAAATTCAAAAAGAAATTGAACTAGTTGCTAATCGACCACTGAGCGAAATTCCCTTAACGCTAAAAATTGAAACAGTCCAAGCAATGAATAATTTACCGGAAGTAATACTGAAGGCTGGAAGTAGAAACCCAGTTTCAGTGATGATTGCACGTGGAGACTTGGCCGTAGAAAGTGGGTACGTTAGACTAGCAGAATTACAACAAGAAATTCTATGGATTTGTGAAGCGAGTGATACACCTGTCATTTGGGGTACTGAAGTACTTGCTTCTATGTTGGATGAAGGGATACCTTCTCGAGCGGAAGTGACCGATGCTGCAGAAGGTAGTCGTGCTGAATGTGTTATGTTAAACAAAGGGTCATATATGTCAGAGTCGGTTTTACTGCTTAATGATATTTTAATAAAGATGGAGGAGCATCAATACAAAAAAACACCGACATTAAGGTCATTAAGTGTAGCACGAGTCAAGTTACCTAAAAACTGAAAATATTAACGTAAATTTATAATATATTTAGGAATATATTAGATACTTTCCGTTATAATATGAGTAAAAGACTAATTTTGGGGTGATTTTTATTAAACGATTTTTATTATTAACATCAATACTAGCAACACTTGTTCCTTACTCTGGGTTTTACACTCAAAATTCTGTAGTATTTGCTCAAAGTGATTCATCGATTGAAGAAAAAGAGAGTGGCAAAGAAGAAAATAATAATAGCATTAAACCAGATGACG contains the following coding sequences:
- a CDS encoding RluA family pseudouridine synthase produces the protein MTNIKEVKKFELEGEIGRLDKVLVDLLSDETFSRSTIQKLLKNQHITVDGVHQKANYKLNGSETIEVTIPEEEQIDILPEDIPLDIVYEDSDVLVINKPVNMVVHPSKGHYTGTLVNALIFYLGDNLSESSEVVRPGIVHRIDKDTSGLIVVAKNNVAHQKLSEQLEDHSMGRSYIALVNDIIETPTGIIEAPIKRDPNNRVKFTTDHGGKYALTHFEVLETFAHNTLVKVELKTGRTHQIRVHFEFIEHPIVGDPLYRQGVGQMKGQLARLDDGQFLHAQSLHFIHPTTGEEMTFTTELPERFEEIIRTLR
- a CDS encoding YkyA family protein: MKHLNKSIILLFTTLFIAGCNNSVERTDRTVSLVQENVTSIVNELTEIQLAEGNIQAEFENTIANASDDLSYFANNDSPIQQNIQRRQEHLTKLEEVRSELDTLIEEFSNQVDKSPLPADQVTNQITQLQGLSQEITTYITDYRDTIETESIVYKSIANPETDYTSFFAVFDSVSKLHTTNKINLERILGYFEPINAQLINFKVYLANLQESN
- the addA gene encoding helicase-exonuclease AddAB subunit AddA, with the translated sequence MHNIEPKPINSNFNDEQWQAIQLKGKNILVSASAGSGKTTVLIERIFNHILQGFANVDELLVVTFTEAAANEMKERMENRLKEAVNETLEPDEQRRLIHQLSLLPKANIQTLHSFCLEIIQNFFYLIDFNPNFSLITDQTQVQLIYQDVWDEMIAAIYDPAEDTRYITPPVYQSLLARYGNIRSDEDLFNTIIEIYKFARSQTNPTLWLSNANRASENFKDFKSSTLYKQTIQTVIETNAIQAIKLLEEATDMTRSISDEANVKYEPILSEELQQANALYELVRENKLEQLFSHASSIRFGTWKANKKTSDDFEIVSEMKALRDEAKEILTKNIKPIFTYDYPLTIQVEEELGQIIQALSQLALLFMERLSDHKTSINMIDYNDLEHFALDILAPLNRENEQRQISSAAQFYHDKFKEIMIDEYQDINDIQNDILYFLSHETRVELNKNLFMVGDVKQSIYGFRMAEPSLFLNRYLNYAHSEESELIILDKNYRSRDEVLQFTNFVFERIMDKDFGEIEYGKAESLTTGNKSFQPKAPHNDFNIQLLLFEKENQSSDEMDESISDDIALADTSLEAESHIIAQDIRNKITEGYLIYDKKLKQQRPVTFSDFVILTPTRKPFLIAQRILESYEVPIYAQKVENYFQRQEVQLMLALLKLIDNPLQDIPLVAILRSYFVQLDDEALSKIRIHSPNGLFYEAVMAYLNDSDSQRVETEIFQKLDRFFKQLSHWNDLSKRISLVDLIWAIYQETTFLDYVAGLNNGVQREANLHALYEKAREFEQSQYKGVFGFIRYIEKVMQQQNDLAEPVLLDSEQNFVRLMTVHASKGLEFPIVYIMDTAKKFNLQDARTKAYIASKHFGISSDYYDHDNRIKFDSFTKYAFKIEKENMLKAEEMRKLYVALTRCEQKLIIVGTVKNEEQWHDKQEDTQDKSDKKMKMVALQDRQSAASWLDWIRQALSKENTELSLAEFELSQVNIEFININSLKEQQIQYQIPTNYSQKPSLAKQISRVDLNKLHDYQIYNHMNQLFNHRYTYELATNTSSYQSVSELKRLYEEPRIDKIEYFSDRTGKSGENKKQERQKDSSTIQGIRYTEDTFEAPKFVDNLSKELNYAEIGSATHFLLQQLDFSSLHGKNRIEIEKILLKTSQNLVDDEHISDQLAKLINYDSVITFIESDLGQFTIKHAERVKKEQAFSYLTPALKLFERNIDAENIKELSQDQLLIHGVIDNFIEFDEDIVIYDYKTDRYKPYANMSKEEQIEQIINKYRFQISLYSKALTTAFNKPIRQAYIVLLDFGVSIPIETMYHF
- a CDS encoding signal peptidase II, with translation MFLSFFIAILLIIFDQIVKFLTVTNLQVGESAEGIPNVFDFFYLRNDGAGWGLFSGRINFFLIITVLAATYIIYLIIKNRDHHFVTRLSYGLILGGALGNFIDRVRIGYVIDMFRLKFIDFPIFNVADAALTAGVILLIIVILFFENTEDVL
- a CDS encoding putative glycoside hydrolase translates to MSNHIIKKVNTITKAFVLLLISVFVLTSCQQTNTAEQEEPQYFTLPEVTPKYDSETISEFNNRVATNDTNRYEGLVIPNRPLLTQPDQLPSTLFYDSGVTIPYPEDGVKGVYLTAENVADEEYFNYIIDYINQTELNAVVIDFKDDWGNVIPPIETDNEDVQKNVLGSVDYSEALRVLEENEIYPIARITTFKDNLLAEARPDLSFMDTTTGETWSDGNSSKFINPFSQEAWDYVLTIAEEAAKLGFKDIQFDYIRFPEGFETFHAQLDYEIGDYSVFESDIPEEQGYERVAAINDFLTYADNRLTPYGVEISADIFGYTAVAGDAPDVRGIGQNFAQMAERVDVVSSMIYPSHWSEGFFGFDFPDYYPYEFTDAYINEELYVLDTVQNNVVSRPWLQDFTMYMQYGPNEVQGQINALAENGIHEFLLWNASGEYTQGVDYAPDVDSTIASE
- a CDS encoding DUF2786 domain-containing protein, whose product is MSINDKILDKIRNLLSLAEDGGNDEESQTALLMAQKLMLKYKISQDELNEGGQQEIIIKSISVYKRLYWWEKVLVKIIAENFRVMFYVQSNRLPHQKSVQRKLVLMGYPEDVELAYEVFFLAAESMKHYAGVHIKDNVEESTQAQAQIRKSYYQGFMDGLDHKFAKQREEMADDNEKFALIIQTPQDVVDKFNQEINGSLAFKQPELSRNTHAYHDGYDRGQNVSLTNKYLDQ